From Ascaphus truei isolate aAscTru1 chromosome 20, aAscTru1.hap1, whole genome shotgun sequence, one genomic window encodes:
- the LOC142470842 gene encoding mitochondrial fission 1 protein-like: MEAVLNDLVAVEDLVRFEKKYLAESSSGALSKSTRFEYAWCLIRSKYNADIHKGSLLLEELLPKGSKEEQRDYLFYLGVAHYRLKEYEKALKYVRTLLKAEPKNTQALELEKVIEKAMQKDGLVGMAIVGGMALGAAGLAGLIGFAIAKSK; this comes from the exons ATGGAGGCCGTGCTCAATGACCTGGTGGCTGTGGAGGATCTggtg AGGTTTGAGAAGAAGTACCTGGCGGAGTCATCCTCCGGCGCGCTCAGTAAAAGCACGCGGTTTGAATACGCCTGGTGCCTGATTCGTAGCAAGTACAACGCAGACATCCATAAGGGCTCCCTGCTTCTGGAAG AACTTCTACCAAAGGGAAGTAAAGAGGAACAGAGGGATTATCTGTTTTACCTGGGTGTGGCACATTACAGGTTAAAG GAGTACGAGAAGGCTCTGAAATACGTGAGGACCCTCCTGAAGGCCGAGCCGAAGAACACCCAGGCCTTGGAGTTGGAGAAAGTGATAGAAAAGGCCATGCAGAAAG atggGCTCGTCGGCATGGCCATCGTCGGTGGAATGGCCCTGGGAGCAGCAGGCCTAGCCGGCCTCATCGGATTCGCCATCGCCAAGTCCAAATAA
- the LOC142471182 gene encoding mitochondrial fission 1 protein-like: METVINDLVAVEDLVRFEKKFLAELSSGAISKSTRFEYAWCLIRSKYNTDIHKGSLLLEELLAKGRKEEQRDYLFYLGVAHYRLKEYEKALKYVRTLLKAEPINIQALELEKVIEKAMQKDGLIGMAIVGMVIVGGLALGAAGFSGIIGFAITKFR; this comes from the exons ATGGAGACCGTGATCAATGACCTGGTGGCAGTGGAGGATCTggtg AGGTTTGAGAAGAAGTTCCTGGCGGAGTTATCCTCCGGCGCGATCAGTAAAAGCACGCGGTTTGAATACGCCTGGTGCCTGATTCGTAGCAAGTACAACACAGACATCCATAAGGGCTCCCTGCTTCTGGAAG AACTTCTAGCAAAGGGAAGAAAAGAGGAACAGAGGGATTATCTGTTTTACCTGGGTGTGGCACATTACAGGTTAAAG GAGTACGAGAAGGCTCTGAAATACGTGAGGACCCTCCTGAAGGCCGAGCCGATTAACATCCAGGCCTTGGAGTTGGAGAAAGTGATAGAAAAGGCCATGCAGAAAG atgGGCTCATCGGCATGGCCATTGTCGGCATGGTCATCGTCGGTGGATTGGCCCTGGGAGCGGCAGGGTTCTCCGGCATCATCGGATTCGCCATCACCAAGTTCAGATAA